In Paracoccaceae bacterium Fryx2, a single genomic region encodes these proteins:
- a CDS encoding dimethylarginine dimethylaminohydrolase: protein MNDRSFRFTHAITRRPAASISQGLRAVDTGAPDLALMLAHHADYVAALRETGAAVVELGPLDAFPDSVFVEDTALCLPEGAIVMRPGAPSRLGEAAEMAPHLAALYGQVVQIGGPGFIEGGDILVTGAEILVGRSARTDAAGIAELRGIVERWGHDLREVETPPGVLHFKTDCSLLDAETILATPRLSASGCFAGYRVIHTAEGEEACANAIRFNDLVLMPAGFPATADRLAQASYAIRQIGNSECAKLDGGMSCLSLRFTPRA, encoded by the coding sequence ATGAACGACCGTTCTTTCCGCTTTACCCACGCCATCACCCGCCGCCCTGCGGCCAGCATCAGCCAGGGCCTGCGCGCGGTCGATACCGGCGCGCCCGACCTCGCGCTGATGCTGGCGCACCACGCCGACTACGTTGCCGCCCTGCGCGAAACCGGGGCTGCGGTGGTGGAACTGGGCCCGCTCGACGCCTTCCCCGACAGCGTGTTTGTCGAGGACACCGCGCTCTGCCTGCCCGAGGGCGCCATCGTGATGCGCCCCGGCGCGCCTTCAAGGCTGGGCGAGGCGGCGGAAATGGCGCCGCATCTGGCGGCGCTTTACGGTCAGGTGGTGCAGATCGGCGGGCCGGGCTTCATCGAGGGCGGCGACATTCTGGTGACGGGGGCCGAGATTCTGGTCGGCCGCTCGGCGCGCACCGATGCGGCGGGGATTGCCGAGCTGCGCGGCATCGTGGAGAGGTGGGGCCATGACCTGCGCGAGGTCGAAACGCCCCCGGGCGTGCTGCATTTCAAGACCGACTGTTCGCTGCTGGATGCCGAAACCATTCTGGCCACGCCGCGCCTTTCGGCCTCGGGCTGCTTTGCGGGTTACCGGGTGATCCATACGGCCGAGGGCGAGGAGGCTTGCGCCAACGCCATCCGCTTCAACGACCTCGTGCTGATGCCCGCAGGCTTTCCGGCCACCGCCGACCGGCTGGCGCAGGCGAGCTATGCCATCCGCCAGATCGGCAACAGCGAATGCGCCAAGCTCGACGGCGGCATGTCGTGCCTGTCGCTGCGCTTCACCCCCCGGGCGTAA
- a CDS encoding MDR family oxidoreductase — translation MFRALVVEKDAAGATHASVQQVTEDRLPAGDVTVAVEYSTLNYKDGLCLGAGGGLVRVWPHVPGIDFAGRVAASDDPRFAPGDAVVLTGWRVGEVQWGGYAERARVRADWLVPLPDGLTTRAAMAVGTAGLTAMLAVMALEDHGLTPDAGEVLVTGAAGGVGSVATAILSGLGYRVAAVTGRPETADYLTALGAARIVPRADLAEVVKRPLEAETWAGCVDAVGGAMLVRVLGQMKYGASVAAVGLAGGTALPATVIPFLLRGVNLLGIDSVLCPIARRKQAWVRIARDLPPDRLEAMIHPAGLADLPTLGEAILKGAVQGRVVVDVRV, via the coding sequence ATGTTCCGGGCACTGGTGGTCGAAAAGGACGCGGCGGGGGCAACGCACGCCTCGGTGCAGCAGGTGACCGAGGATCGCCTGCCTGCGGGTGACGTGACGGTGGCGGTCGAATATTCCACGCTGAACTACAAGGACGGGCTCTGCCTTGGCGCTGGCGGCGGGCTGGTGCGGGTCTGGCCGCATGTGCCGGGAATCGACTTTGCCGGCCGGGTGGCGGCCTCGGACGATCCGCGCTTTGCCCCCGGCGACGCCGTGGTGCTGACCGGCTGGCGGGTGGGCGAGGTGCAATGGGGCGGCTATGCCGAACGGGCACGGGTGCGTGCCGACTGGCTGGTGCCGCTGCCCGACGGGCTGACCACCCGCGCCGCGATGGCGGTGGGCACGGCGGGGCTGACCGCGATGCTGGCGGTGATGGCGCTGGAGGATCACGGCCTGACCCCCGACGCGGGCGAGGTGCTGGTGACGGGCGCTGCGGGCGGCGTGGGGTCGGTCGCCACGGCGATCCTGTCGGGGCTGGGCTACCGCGTGGCGGCGGTGACGGGGCGGCCCGAAACGGCCGACTACCTGACCGCGCTCGGCGCCGCGCGCATCGTGCCGCGCGCCGATCTGGCCGAGGTCGTCAAGCGCCCGCTGGAGGCGGAAACCTGGGCCGGCTGCGTCGATGCGGTGGGCGGCGCGATGCTGGTGCGCGTGCTGGGGCAGATGAAATACGGCGCCAGCGTCGCGGCGGTCGGCCTTGCGGGCGGCACGGCGCTGCCCGCGACGGTGATCCCGTTCCTGCTGCGCGGGGTCAACCTGCTGGGCATCGATTCCGTGCTGTGCCCGATCGCGCGGCGCAAGCAGGCCTGGGTGCGCATCGCGCGCGACCTGCCGCCGGACCGGCTGGAGGCGATGATCCACCCCGCCGGGCTGGCCGATCTGCCGACCCTGGGCGAGGCGATCCTCAAGGGCGCCGTGCAGGGCCGTGTGGTGGTGGACGTGCGCGTCTGA
- a CDS encoding inner membrane-spanning protein YciB produces the protein MTEHRKINPMLKLALEMGPIIAFFIGYVKLKGQMFTIGGTAHDGFIVVTAAFIPLMLVTTAIMWRLTGKLSVMQVMTAVLVVVFGGLSVWLNDERFFKMKPTIIYLMFAGVLGFGLMRGKSYLRLVMDEVLPMQPEGWMILTRRLTAFFFGLAIANEVIWRSFSTDVWVNFKTFGLTAALLVFFLAQSRMFTRYGIATDDDA, from the coding sequence ATGACCGAACACCGCAAGATCAACCCGATGCTGAAACTGGCCCTGGAGATGGGGCCGATCATAGCCTTCTTCATCGGCTACGTGAAGTTGAAGGGCCAAATGTTCACCATCGGCGGCACCGCCCATGACGGCTTCATCGTCGTGACGGCGGCCTTCATTCCGCTGATGCTGGTCACCACCGCGATCATGTGGCGTCTGACTGGCAAGCTGTCGGTGATGCAGGTGATGACGGCGGTGCTGGTGGTGGTGTTCGGCGGGCTTTCGGTCTGGCTGAACGACGAGCGGTTCTTCAAGATGAAGCCGACGATCATCTACCTGATGTTCGCCGGGGTGCTGGGCTTCGGCCTGATGCGCGGCAAGTCCTACCTGCGGCTGGTGATGGACGAGGTGCTGCCGATGCAGCCCGAGGGCTGGATGATCCTGACCCGCCGCCTGACCGCGTTCTTCTTCGGCCTTGCCATCGCCAACGAGGTGATCTGGCGCAGCTTCAGCACCGATGTCTGGGTGAACTTCAAGACCTTCGGCCTGACGGCGGCGCTGCTGGTGTTCTTTCTGGCCCAGAGCCGGATGTTCACGCGCTACGGCATCGCCACCGACGACGACGCCTGA
- the ftsY gene encoding signal recognition particle-docking protein FtsY encodes MSFLKKMRDRMFRSSDKIGEGLDALVADAPAETHDPAAGAAGAASRDPVAGVAAAAQPAAPRDPLPGPLPEPRTEPVATAPRPAPLPPLVLKPAPQAQAPAPPQPAPPQPSPPQPVPPAAARPAPPPYAAPRAPAPQPAAPQATAPRPQAPQAPVPQAPVPQAPAARPPLAAPPAPAPNLVQTPGAAARPEEPRPGFLGRLLGESAETARREMDDAMLERLEELLIEADMGVDTAARVAANISEGRFGKRISSRELREALATEIARIMTPVARPLPLYPSRPQVVLVVGVNGSGKTTTIGKLASQFKAAGKSVVIAAGDTFRAAAVEQLQVWGQRAGVPVLTAPEGSDPASLAFDAMTQAQASGADLLMIDTAGRLQNRADLMEELSKIVRVIRKKDPKAPHNTLLVLDASTGQNALNQVEIFLKLADVTGLVMTKLDGTAKGGVLVALADRFGLPIHAIGVGEQIDDLDAFDPEDFARALVGLDD; translated from the coding sequence ATGTCCTTTCTCAAGAAGATGCGCGACCGGATGTTCCGGTCCTCCGACAAGATCGGCGAGGGGCTGGATGCGCTTGTCGCAGACGCGCCCGCCGAAACGCATGACCCGGCAGCCGGGGCGGCCGGTGCGGCCAGCCGCGATCCGGTCGCCGGGGTGGCGGCCGCGGCACAGCCCGCCGCCCCGCGTGACCCATTGCCCGGGCCATTGCCCGAACCAAGGACAGAGCCGGTGGCCACCGCCCCGCGTCCCGCCCCGTTGCCGCCGCTGGTGCTGAAACCGGCGCCGCAGGCGCAGGCCCCGGCGCCCCCCCAACCCGCGCCCCCCCAGCCTTCGCCCCCCCAACCTGTGCCGCCCGCCGCCGCCCGGCCCGCACCCCCGCCTTACGCCGCGCCGCGAGCCCCCGCGCCGCAACCGGCCGCACCGCAGGCCACCGCGCCGCGGCCGCAAGCGCCGCAGGCCCCCGTTCCTCAGGCTCCCGTTCCGCAGGCCCCTGCGGCGCGCCCGCCCTTGGCGGCACCGCCAGCCCCGGCCCCGAACCTGGTCCAAACCCCCGGCGCCGCTGCCAGACCCGAAGAGCCGCGTCCCGGCTTTCTTGGACGCCTGCTGGGCGAATCGGCGGAAACCGCCCGGCGCGAGATGGACGACGCCATGCTGGAGCGGCTGGAGGAGCTGCTGATCGAGGCCGACATGGGGGTCGATACGGCTGCGCGCGTCGCCGCCAACATTTCCGAAGGCCGCTTTGGCAAGCGCATCTCGTCGCGCGAACTGCGCGAGGCGCTGGCGACCGAGATCGCCCGGATCATGACGCCGGTCGCCCGGCCGCTGCCGCTTTACCCCTCGCGGCCGCAGGTGGTGCTGGTGGTGGGGGTCAACGGCTCCGGCAAGACCACGACGATCGGCAAGCTGGCCTCGCAGTTCAAGGCGGCGGGCAAGTCGGTGGTGATCGCGGCGGGCGACACCTTCCGCGCCGCGGCGGTGGAACAGTTGCAGGTCTGGGGGCAGCGGGCCGGCGTGCCGGTGCTGACCGCCCCCGAAGGCTCCGACCCGGCAAGCCTTGCCTTCGACGCCATGACCCAGGCGCAGGCCAGCGGCGCCGACCTTCTGATGATCGACACCGCAGGCCGGTTGCAGAACCGCGCCGACCTGATGGAGGAGTTGTCGAAGATCGTCCGGGTCATCCGCAAGAAGGATCCCAAGGCGCCGCACAACACCCTGCTGGTGCTGGATGCCAGCACCGGGCAGAACGCGCTGAACCAGGTCGAGATATTCCTCAAGCTGGCCGATGTGACCGGGCTCGTGATGACCAAGCTTGACGGCACCGCCAAGGGCGGCGTGCTGGTGGCGCTGGCCGACCGGTTCGGCCTGCCGATCCACGCCATCGGGGTGGGCGAGCAGATCGACGACCTCGACGCCTTCGACCCCGAGGATTTCGCGCGCGCGCTGGTCGGGCTGGACGACTGA
- a CDS encoding alkane 1-monooxygenase, which translates to MALPPMALFALAALAPLPLLVAGVALGGGWALAGLGYMTMLTASLDRLVPLIAGDAPEGAEFPAADTLLVVLALAHLAALPLAVWAVAGGSGLGGAERLALFLGFGLFFGQVSNPAAHELIHRGDRSLFRLGVAIYTSLLFGHHVSAHRLVHHRHAASPDDPNTARRGEGFYRFAPRAWAGSFRAGLAAESALRGRGARGLHPYAVYLCGAGLALGLAWGLAGAAGVLAWAGLAGHAQSQLLLSDYVQHYGLMRARLADGRLEPVTDRHSWNAAPWFSAHVMLNAPRHSDHHAQPARPYPALRLPGAGQAPRLPWSLPVACVVALLPPLWRRKIHPRLAVWRARDPASA; encoded by the coding sequence TTGGCCCTGCCCCCGATGGCGCTGTTCGCGCTGGCTGCGCTGGCCCCCTTGCCGCTGCTGGTGGCGGGGGTGGCGCTTGGCGGCGGCTGGGCGCTGGCGGGGCTCGGCTACATGACGATGCTGACCGCCAGCCTCGACCGCTTGGTGCCGCTGATTGCGGGCGACGCGCCGGAAGGGGCAGAGTTTCCGGCGGCCGACACGCTGCTGGTGGTCCTCGCGCTGGCGCATCTGGCGGCGCTGCCGCTGGCTGTCTGGGCAGTCGCGGGCGGCTCGGGGCTGGGCGGGGCGGAGCGGCTGGCGCTGTTCCTCGGCTTCGGGCTGTTCTTCGGGCAGGTGTCGAACCCGGCGGCGCATGAACTGATCCACCGCGGCGACCGCAGCCTTTTCCGGCTGGGGGTGGCGATCTACACCTCGCTGCTGTTCGGGCACCATGTCTCGGCGCACCGGCTGGTGCATCACCGCCATGCCGCCAGCCCCGACGACCCGAACACCGCCCGGCGCGGCGAAGGCTTCTACCGCTTTGCACCGCGCGCCTGGGCCGGATCGTTCCGGGCGGGCCTCGCCGCCGAATCCGCGTTGCGCGGACGGGGGGCGCGGGGGCTGCACCCCTATGCGGTCTATCTGTGCGGGGCGGGGCTGGCACTGGGGCTGGCCTGGGGGCTGGCCGGTGCGGCGGGCGTGCTGGCCTGGGCAGGACTTGCGGGTCATGCGCAGAGCCAGTTGCTGCTGTCCGATTACGTGCAGCACTATGGGCTGATGCGGGCGCGGCTGGCCGATGGGCGGCTGGAGCCGGTGACCGACCGCCACAGCTGGAACGCCGCCCCGTGGTTTTCGGCGCATGTGATGCTCAACGCGCCCCGCCATTCCGACCATCACGCCCAGCCCGCCCGCCCCTACCCCGCCCTGCGCCTGCCGGGCGCGGGTCAGGCGCCCCGCCTGCCGTGGTCGCTGCCGGTGGCCTGCGTGGTGGCGCTGCTGCCACCACTGTGGCGGCGCAAGATCCACCCCCGGCTGGCCGTCTGGCGGGCGCGTGACCCCGCATCGGCCTGA
- the xseA gene encoding exodeoxyribonuclease VII large subunit: MSELFEDTPPLGNAPEYTVSELSGAVKRVIEGEFGLVRVRGEVGRVSKPSSGHLYFDLKDDRSVIAAISWKGQVAKMQVRPEEGMEVIATGRMTTFPGQSKYQLIVEDVALAGAGALMAMLEKRRAALAAEGLFDAGRKQALPYLPRVIGVVTSPSGAVIRDILHRLRDRFPRHVLIWPVAVQGQACAAEVAAAINGFNAIAPGGPVPRPDLIIVARGGGSLEDLWGFNEEIVVRAAAASRIPLISAVGHETDTTLIDFAADRRAPTPTAAAEMAVPVRLDLVAALDAQGARLSHAVAQGLGLRGQRLRDLARAVPRPETLTAQAAQRFDLWSGRLDGALSLTVARRRSGYERAAGQLRPQMLRALLAGLADRLAARAARLAPALEARTSRAADRLAREGGRLEPAFARALALAGRDAARGRERLAAVALRLDAAPALRLRGLAERLGALDRMRQTLGYAETLRRGYAVVRDGGALVTTRAAAEQAAALEIEFADGRLSVGARPSRRGRAGGDGPDQGRLF, translated from the coding sequence ATGTCAGAGCTTTTCGAGGACACTCCGCCGTTGGGCAACGCCCCCGAATACACCGTGTCCGAGCTGTCGGGCGCGGTGAAGCGGGTGATCGAGGGCGAGTTCGGTCTGGTGCGGGTGCGGGGCGAGGTGGGGCGGGTGTCGAAGCCGTCGTCGGGGCACCTCTATTTCGACCTGAAGGACGACCGCAGCGTGATAGCGGCGATCAGCTGGAAGGGCCAGGTCGCCAAGATGCAGGTCCGCCCCGAGGAGGGGATGGAGGTCATCGCCACCGGCCGCATGACCACCTTTCCCGGCCAGTCGAAGTATCAGCTGATTGTCGAGGATGTGGCGCTGGCCGGGGCGGGCGCGCTGATGGCGATGCTGGAGAAACGCCGCGCGGCGCTGGCGGCCGAAGGGCTGTTCGACGCCGGGCGGAAGCAGGCGCTGCCCTATCTGCCGCGGGTGATCGGGGTGGTGACCTCGCCTTCCGGCGCGGTGATCCGCGACATCCTGCACCGGCTGCGCGACCGCTTTCCCCGCCATGTGCTGATCTGGCCGGTGGCGGTGCAGGGGCAGGCCTGCGCGGCCGAGGTGGCGGCGGCAATCAACGGCTTCAACGCGATCGCGCCCGGCGGGCCGGTGCCGCGCCCCGACCTGATCATCGTGGCGCGCGGCGGCGGCAGTCTGGAAGACCTGTGGGGCTTCAACGAGGAAATCGTGGTGCGGGCGGCGGCGGCCTCGCGCATCCCGCTGATTTCGGCGGTGGGCCACGAAACCGACACCACTTTGATCGACTTTGCCGCCGACCGCCGCGCGCCGACCCCGACGGCGGCGGCCGAGATGGCGGTGCCGGTGCGGCTGGACCTCGTGGCGGCGCTGGATGCGCAGGGCGCGCGGCTAAGCCATGCGGTGGCACAGGGGCTGGGACTGCGCGGCCAGCGGCTGCGCGATCTTGCGCGCGCGGTGCCCCGGCCCGAGACGCTTACCGCGCAGGCGGCGCAACGGTTCGACCTGTGGTCGGGGCGGCTGGATGGTGCGTTGAGCCTGACCGTGGCGCGGCGCCGCTCGGGCTATGAACGGGCGGCGGGGCAGTTGCGCCCGCAGATGCTGCGCGCCCTGCTGGCGGGGCTGGCCGACCGGCTGGCCGCCCGCGCCGCGCGCCTCGCCCCGGCGCTGGAGGCCCGCACCAGCCGCGCCGCCGACCGGCTGGCGCGCGAGGGCGGGCGGCTGGAACCGGCCTTTGCCCGCGCACTGGCGCTGGCCGGACGCGACGCGGCGCGCGGGCGCGAGCGGCTGGCGGCAGTTGCGCTGCGGCTTGACGCAGCCCCGGCGCTGCGGTTGCGCGGGCTGGCTGAGCGGCTCGGCGCGTTGGACCGGATGCGCCAGACGCTTGGTTATGCCGAGACGCTGCGGCGCGGCTATGCCGTGGTGCGCGACGGCGGCGCGCTGGTCACCACAAGGGCGGCGGCCGAGCAGGCGGCCGCGCTGGAAATCGAGTTTGCCGATGGCAGGCTGAGCGTGGGCGCCCGCCCGTCCCGGCGCGGCAGGGCAGGGGGCGACGGGCCTGACCAGGGGCGGCTGTTCTGA
- the purD gene encoding phosphoribosylamine--glycine ligase gives MNILVLGGGGREHALAWAIKQNPKCDRLIVAPGNAGIALLAECADLNILDGAAVVVFCEENAVDFVVVGPEAPLAAGVADATRAAGILTFGPSAAAAALEASKTFTKQVCDACGAPTAAWGHFTDADAARAYVQAQGAPIVVKADGLAAGKGVIVAATVPEALAAIDAMFAGSFGAAGAEVVVEEFMAGEEASFFVLTDGETCLPIGTAQDHKRAFDGDEGPNTGGMGAYSPAPVLTDALMAQVMAEIVEPTVREMARRGTPYQGVLYAGLMIEDGRARLVEYNARFGDPEAQVLMMRLGAQALDLMLACAEGRLADCAVNWADDHALSVVLAARGYPGAYEKGSVIKGLEALPEDSFAMAFHAGTTAVDGRITATGGRVLNVTARGATLAEARARAYAMVDAIDWPGGFCRRDIGWRALPA, from the coding sequence ATGAACATTCTGGTGCTGGGCGGCGGCGGGCGCGAACATGCGCTTGCCTGGGCGATCAAGCAGAACCCGAAATGCGACCGCCTGATCGTGGCGCCGGGCAATGCGGGCATCGCCCTGCTTGCCGAATGCGCCGACCTGAACATTCTGGATGGTGCTGCGGTGGTGGTGTTCTGCGAAGAGAACGCGGTCGATTTCGTGGTGGTCGGACCCGAGGCGCCGCTGGCGGCGGGCGTGGCCGATGCGACGCGGGCAGCGGGCATCCTGACCTTCGGGCCTTCGGCGGCGGCGGCGGCGCTGGAAGCCTCGAAAACCTTCACCAAGCAGGTCTGCGATGCCTGCGGCGCCCCCACCGCCGCCTGGGGCCATTTCACCGACGCTGACGCCGCACGCGCCTACGTTCAGGCGCAGGGTGCCCCGATCGTGGTCAAGGCCGACGGGCTCGCGGCCGGCAAGGGCGTGATCGTGGCTGCCACCGTGCCCGAGGCGCTGGCCGCGATCGACGCCATGTTCGCGGGCAGCTTCGGCGCCGCCGGGGCCGAAGTGGTGGTCGAGGAATTCATGGCGGGCGAGGAGGCCAGCTTCTTCGTGCTGACCGATGGCGAGACCTGCCTGCCCATCGGCACCGCACAGGACCACAAGCGCGCCTTCGACGGCGACGAGGGGCCGAACACCGGCGGCATGGGCGCCTATTCCCCCGCCCCGGTGCTGACCGACGCGCTGATGGCACAGGTGATGGCCGAGATCGTCGAACCCACGGTGCGCGAGATGGCGCGGCGCGGCACGCCCTATCAGGGGGTGCTCTATGCCGGGCTGATGATCGAAGATGGCCGCGCCCGGCTGGTGGAATACAACGCCCGTTTCGGCGACCCCGAAGCGCAGGTGCTGATGATGCGGCTCGGGGCGCAGGCGCTTGACCTGATGCTGGCCTGCGCCGAGGGGCGGCTGGCCGACTGCGCGGTGAACTGGGCCGACGATCATGCGCTGAGCGTGGTGCTTGCGGCGCGGGGCTACCCCGGCGCCTATGAAAAGGGCAGCGTGATCAAGGGGCTGGAGGCGCTGCCCGAGGACAGCTTTGCCATGGCGTTCCACGCGGGCACCACGGCGGTGGACGGGCGGATCACCGCGACCGGCGGCCGGGTGCTGAACGTCACCGCCCGAGGCGCGACACTGGCCGAGGCGCGGGCGCGGGCCTATGCCATGGTCGATGCCATCGACTGGCCGGGCGGCTTCTGCCGCCGCGACATCGGCTGGCGCGCGCTGCCCGCCTGA
- a CDS encoding pyruvate kinase, with protein sequence MNDQSPLPTDPADPQAEPGPQQALARALYADLTALRADLIRQAGERMAAWGPAIRAMDFLPSVENMADWLALRQADLTALQGPLAGLGLSTLGRLDGHVRASLDAVIATLAVLGGEAGVPYPDPRAFTEGSDLLAQRRDAMFGAGTGGPLTRIMVTLPSEAAEDAGLIGALVREGADCFRINCAHDDPEAWGAMIANIRRAEAETGRRVPVSMDLGGPKFRVTEVSDSGKHRFAPGDHFAIAARLKDGPVAMVCATLSHGALLAALVPGAEVSVDDGKVWARVVKVKAGHAVLEVTRAPAKGGRIKPGKGVNLPGADLRVEALTPDDLSALDFVVKHADIVAFSFVQTVEDVRALIVEMHARAEPGAKLPAVLLKIETPLGLHALPDLIVEAGGLLPVGVMIARGDLAVEIGFDRLSEIQEEILWLCEAAQVPVVWATQVLEGMVKDGQASRAEVTDAAMSQRAECVMLNKGPHVVAAVTFLRGILARMDRHHDKKSPRLAPLRVWRREG encoded by the coding sequence ATGAACGACCAAAGCCCCCTGCCCACCGACCCGGCCGATCCCCAGGCAGAGCCCGGGCCGCAGCAGGCGCTGGCCCGCGCGCTTTACGCCGACCTGACCGCCCTGCGCGCCGACCTGATCCGCCAGGCAGGCGAACGCATGGCGGCCTGGGGGCCCGCGATCCGGGCGATGGACTTCCTGCCCTCGGTCGAGAACATGGCCGACTGGCTGGCGCTGCGGCAGGCCGACCTGACGGCATTGCAGGGGCCGCTGGCCGGGCTGGGGCTGTCGACGCTGGGGCGGCTTGACGGGCATGTGCGCGCTTCGCTCGACGCGGTGATCGCCACGCTGGCGGTGCTGGGCGGCGAGGCCGGGGTGCCCTATCCCGACCCGCGCGCCTTCACCGAAGGGTCGGACCTGCTGGCGCAGCGTCGCGACGCGATGTTCGGTGCGGGCACGGGCGGGCCGCTGACCCGCATCATGGTCACCCTGCCATCCGAGGCGGCGGAAGATGCCGGGCTGATCGGGGCGCTGGTGCGCGAGGGGGCCGACTGTTTCCGCATCAACTGCGCCCATGACGACCCGGAAGCCTGGGGCGCGATGATCGCCAACATCCGCCGCGCCGAGGCCGAGACGGGGCGGCGCGTGCCGGTGTCGATGGATCTGGGCGGGCCGAAGTTCCGGGTGACCGAGGTCAGCGACAGCGGCAAGCATCGCTTTGCGCCGGGCGATCATTTCGCCATTGCCGCGCGGCTGAAGGACGGGCCGGTGGCGATGGTCTGTGCCACGCTCAGCCACGGCGCGCTGCTGGCGGCGCTGGTGCCGGGGGCCGAGGTGTCGGTCGATGACGGCAAGGTCTGGGCGCGGGTGGTCAAGGTCAAGGCGGGCCATGCGGTGCTGGAGGTCACGCGCGCCCCGGCCAAGGGTGGGCGGATCAAGCCCGGCAAGGGCGTGAACCTGCCCGGCGCCGACCTGCGGGTGGAGGCGCTGACGCCCGACGACCTGTCGGCACTGGATTTCGTGGTCAAGCACGCCGACATCGTGGCCTTTTCCTTCGTGCAGACGGTGGAGGACGTGCGCGCCCTGATCGTGGAAATGCACGCGCGGGCCGAACCGGGGGCGAAACTGCCCGCCGTGCTGCTGAAGATCGAGACGCCGCTGGGGTTGCACGCGCTGCCCGACCTGATCGTCGAGGCGGGCGGCTTGCTGCCGGTCGGCGTGATGATCGCGCGCGGCGATCTGGCGGTCGAGATCGGCTTTGATCGGCTGTCGGAGATTCAGGAGGAAATCCTGTGGCTCTGCGAGGCGGCGCAGGTGCCGGTGGTCTGGGCGACGCAGGTGCTGGAGGGCATGGTCAAGGACGGGCAGGCCAGCCGCGCCGAGGTGACCGACGCCGCGATGAGCCAGCGCGCCGAATGCGTCATGCTGAACAAGGGGCCGCATGTCGTGGCGGCGGTGACCTTCCTGCGCGGGATTCTGGCCCGGATGGACCGGCACCACGACAAGAAATCGCCGCGTCTGGCGCCGCTGCGGGTATGGCGCCGCGAAGGGTAG
- the purU gene encoding formyltetrahydrofolate deformylase has protein sequence MKSYVLTVKCRSRRGIVAAISAFLAEQGCNITDSAQYDDAQTGMFFTRITFLSEVGADGAALVAAFAAVAAPFEMEWAIRDAARRVKVLLMVSNFGHCLNDLLYRWRIGALPIEVVGVVSNHLTYQKVVVNHDLPFFHIKVTRDNKADAEGRLLALVEETGAELVVLARYMQVLSDAFCSKMSGRIINIHHSFLPSFKGANPYKQAYERGVKLIGATAHFVTADLDEGPIIEQDTVRVTHAQSAEDYVSLGRDVESAVLSRAIHAYIHHRVFQNGNKTVVFPASPGSYASERMG, from the coding sequence ATGAAGTCTTACGTCCTTACGGTGAAATGCCGGTCCCGGCGCGGGATCGTGGCGGCAATCTCGGCCTTTCTGGCCGAACAGGGCTGCAACATCACCGACTCCGCGCAGTATGACGATGCCCAGACCGGCATGTTCTTCACCCGCATCACCTTTCTGTCGGAAGTGGGTGCCGACGGCGCGGCGCTGGTTGCCGCCTTTGCCGCCGTGGCCGCGCCGTTCGAGATGGAATGGGCGATCCGCGATGCGGCGCGCCGGGTGAAGGTGCTGCTGATGGTGTCGAACTTCGGCCACTGCCTGAACGACCTCTTGTATCGCTGGCGGATCGGCGCGCTGCCGATCGAGGTCGTCGGCGTGGTGTCGAACCACCTGACCTATCAGAAGGTGGTGGTGAACCACGACCTGCCGTTCTTCCACATCAAGGTGACGCGCGACAACAAGGCCGATGCCGAAGGCCGCCTGCTGGCGCTGGTCGAGGAAACCGGGGCGGAACTGGTGGTGCTGGCGCGCTACATGCAGGTGCTGTCGGATGCGTTCTGTTCGAAGATGTCGGGGCGGATCATCAACATCCACCATTCCTTCCTGCCCAGCTTCAAGGGCGCCAACCCCTACAAGCAGGCCTACGAGCGCGGCGTGAAGCTGATCGGCGCCACGGCGCATTTCGTCACCGCCGACCTGGACGAGGGCCCGATCATCGAGCAGGACACGGTGCGGGTGACCCATGCGCAAAGCGCCGAGGATTACGTGTCGCTGGGGCGTGATGTCGAATCGGCGGTGCTGAGCCGGGCGATCCACGCCTACATCCATCACCGGGTGTTCCAGAACGGCAACAAGACGGTGGTGTTTCCCGCCAGCCCCGGTTCCTACGCGTCGGAGAGGATGGGGTGA